A DNA window from Mastomys coucha isolate ucsf_1 unplaced genomic scaffold, UCSF_Mcou_1 pScaffold21, whole genome shotgun sequence contains the following coding sequences:
- the LOC116101818 gene encoding CD177 antigen-like, translated as MVKLGSGFSKTAIGWKSFGTTETALDEICQETLLLIDVGEKSVILASKGSSKVGTKNTLDVQVFSAGPGIVAASYFHYCGSKLCNDASSTSVLLDSLSLSDSSELGTMLCPVCLHFRGSCSEHSKFILCPKDTHCYFSDMTIEGGGINTIFSLDGCLPDSAKTLLKNQTSIGVFSAVEASDISNSPSHVLIRSTLLAWMLGLRAFLSLLSTEICPLC; from the exons ATGGTGAAACTTGGCAGTGGCTTCAGTAAGACAGCAATTGGATGGAAATCATTTGGAACCACTGAAACTGCACTTGACGAGATATGTCAGGAGACACTCCTGCTCATAGATGTAG GTGAAAAATCTGTCATATTGGCAAGCAAAGGCAGCAGTAAAGTTGGGACTAAAAATACCCTCGATGTCCAGGTGTTTTCTGCTGGACCTGGTATAGTGGCTGCCTCTTATTTCCACTACTGTGGCAGTAAACTGTGCAATGATGCTAGCAGCACCAGTGTCCTACTTGACTCCCTGTCACTTTCAG acTCTTCTGAGCTGGGAACCATGCTGTGTCCTGTCTGCTTGCACTTTCGGGGATCCTGCTCCGAGCATTCCAAATTTATCCTCTGCCCTAAGGACACTCATTGCTATTTCAGTGACATGACTATAGAAGGAG GTGGGATCAATACCATCTTTAGTCTTGATGGATGCCTGCCCGACTCTGCCAAAACCCTATTGAAAAATCAGACTTCAATTGGGGTCTTCTCTGCAGTGGAAGCCTCTGATATCAGCAATTCACCCTCACATGTGCTTATCCGGAGCACCCTCCTGGCCTGGATGTTAGGGCTCAGGGCTTTTCTCAGCCTTTTGTCTACAGAGATCTGTCCTCTCTGCTGA